The proteins below come from a single Ferrimicrobium sp. genomic window:
- the hemB gene encoding porphobilinogen synthase encodes MEHFRRPRRLRATPQIRNLVAETHLHREQFILPMFVREGLDHPAPIAAMPGVVQHSTASAVEEVRSLLDHGVASVLLFGVTDHKDEDGSYACRADFVLQRTIQALKETFGDEVFVISDLCLDEYTTHGHCGVLDERGRVDNDRTLIRYQALAQSLAQAGVDMVAPSGMMDHQVAAIREALDDSDAVDCGILAYSAKYGSALYGPFREAVDVEIANGGDRRAYQQDYRNQREALFEVELDLAEGADMVMVKPASFYLDVLSKVRSVCPVPLAAYQVSGEYSMIVAAAAAGYIDRQQTIQESLTAIVRAGADCVLTYFAKEAATWL; translated from the coding sequence ATGGAACACTTTCGACGCCCACGACGACTGCGTGCGACGCCTCAGATTCGCAATCTTGTGGCAGAGACGCACCTTCATCGTGAGCAGTTTATTCTACCGATGTTTGTCCGTGAAGGACTTGACCATCCTGCACCGATCGCTGCCATGCCTGGAGTGGTTCAACATTCCACGGCGAGCGCAGTGGAGGAGGTCCGCTCTCTTCTTGACCATGGAGTGGCTAGTGTACTCCTCTTCGGGGTGACTGATCATAAGGATGAGGATGGTAGCTACGCCTGTCGTGCTGATTTTGTGCTCCAACGCACGATCCAAGCGCTGAAGGAGACCTTTGGTGATGAGGTCTTTGTGATCAGTGACCTGTGTCTCGACGAATACACCACGCATGGGCACTGTGGTGTGCTGGATGAGCGAGGGAGGGTAGACAACGACCGTACCCTCATTCGTTACCAAGCACTGGCGCAGTCGCTGGCGCAGGCTGGCGTTGACATGGTGGCTCCCTCTGGGATGATGGATCATCAGGTCGCGGCGATACGAGAAGCGCTCGATGATAGCGATGCTGTTGACTGCGGCATTTTGGCCTACTCGGCCAAGTACGGGTCGGCCCTGTACGGGCCATTTCGAGAGGCAGTTGACGTTGAGATCGCTAACGGAGGCGACCGACGGGCGTACCAACAGGATTATCGCAATCAGCGAGAGGCGCTCTTTGAGGTTGAGTTAGATCTCGCTGAGGGTGCAGACATGGTGATGGTGAAGCCAGCATCGTTCTATCTTGATGTCCTTTCCAAGGTCCGTTCGGTATGCCCGGTCCCGCTGGCTGCTTACCAGGTTTCAGGCGAGTACTCGATGATTGTGGCGGCCGCAGCGGCGGGATACATCGATCGTCAGCAAACGATTCAAGAGTCACTGACGGCCATCGTTCGCGCTGGAGCAGATTGTGTACTGACGTACTTTGCAAAGGAGGCGGCAACATGGCTGTAA
- the hemL gene encoding glutamate-1-semialdehyde 2,1-aminomutase yields MAVIDEDAMTNEAAFARACTSLVGGVNSPVRSFNAVGGVPFFVREGHGSYVVDVEGRRYLDYIQSYGAIIHGHGDQRILSALYEAARRGTTFGAPTLGEVRLAESIKAKVPGVDLVRLTNSGTEATMTALRLARGVTGRSKIIKFEGCYHGHSDALLAASGSGVASLGLPASVGVTAAAVHDTVVLPFNEVPQIGEDIAAVIVEPVAANMGLVPAAPGFLSQLRSLTTQAGALLIFDEVITGFRVADGGASTLFGITPDLWCFGKVIGGGLPVGALAGREDLMAQLAPTGPVYQAGTLSGNPLATAAGAAALDQLNVASYRMLAGRAEQLALGLTKVIEEADLAVQVQRVNGLLGLFFADEPVTNYRQAVASVERGVYPYFFHAMLKRGIALAPGPYEILFPGLAHTVDDIDKTIDIASAAAAEARDQWHQHH; encoded by the coding sequence ATGGCTGTAATCGACGAGGACGCTATGACGAATGAGGCTGCGTTCGCTAGGGCCTGTACGTCGTTGGTTGGCGGAGTCAACTCGCCAGTACGTTCCTTTAATGCAGTGGGGGGAGTCCCCTTCTTCGTGCGTGAGGGTCACGGTTCCTATGTTGTTGACGTTGAGGGCCGTCGTTATCTCGATTACATCCAGTCCTACGGAGCGATCATCCACGGCCACGGCGATCAGCGAATCTTAAGTGCACTGTACGAAGCGGCTCGCCGTGGAACAACCTTCGGGGCTCCGACGCTTGGTGAGGTCAGATTAGCGGAGAGTATCAAGGCGAAGGTACCTGGAGTCGACCTGGTACGTCTCACGAATTCAGGCACCGAGGCGACTATGACCGCGCTGCGCCTAGCTCGTGGCGTGACTGGACGTTCCAAGATTATCAAATTTGAAGGATGCTATCATGGGCACTCGGATGCCTTGCTGGCTGCAAGTGGTTCCGGAGTCGCATCGCTGGGTCTGCCTGCGTCGGTTGGCGTGACTGCTGCGGCGGTACACGATACGGTGGTACTCCCCTTCAACGAAGTTCCTCAGATCGGTGAGGATATCGCCGCCGTTATTGTCGAACCAGTCGCCGCCAATATGGGACTGGTTCCAGCGGCACCAGGCTTTCTATCCCAGCTTCGCTCGCTCACCACACAGGCCGGTGCCTTGCTCATCTTTGATGAGGTGATCACTGGATTCCGTGTGGCAGATGGTGGCGCATCGACCCTGTTTGGCATCACGCCAGACCTATGGTGTTTTGGGAAGGTGATTGGTGGGGGACTACCAGTCGGCGCCCTGGCAGGCAGAGAGGATCTGATGGCGCAGCTTGCGCCAACGGGCCCGGTCTACCAAGCGGGGACACTTTCTGGAAATCCACTAGCGACGGCGGCCGGAGCTGCTGCGCTTGATCAGCTGAACGTGGCCAGCTATCGAATGTTGGCCGGGCGGGCTGAACAGCTGGCATTGGGACTCACCAAGGTGATCGAAGAGGCCGATCTTGCCGTTCAGGTCCAGCGAGTGAATGGACTGCTTGGACTCTTCTTCGCTGATGAACCCGTCACCAACTATCGTCAGGCGGTTGCATCGGTTGAGCGGGGAGTCTATCCCTACTTCTTCCACGCGATGCTCAAACGTGGCATAGCGCTCGCTCCCGGACCCTATGAGATTCTGTTCCCTGGGCTTGCGCATACCGTCGATGATATTGACAAGACCATCGATATTGCCTCAGCAGCAGCGGCTGAGGCTCGTGACCAGTGGCATCAACACCACTAG
- a CDS encoding geranylgeranyl reductase family protein — protein sequence MNKNIDEEHSADVIVIGGGPAGAATAFWLAMRGVSVIVVEKKQFPRDKTCGDGLTPRAVVELEAMGLQSMLDTQQKYHGLRAVAYGRSYELPWPNLPDYPNYGYVVRRSVLDQAVLDRAASVGATVLYHHEAIEATLAGGHIQSLRVKDIETDEASTLTAKAYVLAEGSNARIARSLGARRNVAKPLGLAIRGYFETDRSDEHWIESHLDLRDENGATIPGYGWIFPAGDGTANVGFGLLSNSARWRKMNTTHALERFLQQTQDAWHFPADRSAREATGGKLQMGLSIEPRSGPNFLMVGDATASINPFNGEGISYGYETGRMAANAITQSLGTGDPRPIAGFTTALQTRYAGYYAVGTLFVKAISNPLLMSSGVWLAMRSKATMTPVVAIMANLMPGSAPDRIEQIYRLTQRLREREAG from the coding sequence GTGAATAAAAATATCGACGAAGAGCACTCAGCTGATGTGATCGTCATCGGGGGCGGCCCAGCGGGTGCGGCAACCGCCTTTTGGCTCGCCATGCGTGGAGTCTCGGTCATCGTGGTGGAGAAAAAGCAGTTTCCCCGCGACAAGACCTGTGGTGATGGGCTGACCCCACGGGCCGTCGTTGAACTTGAGGCCATGGGCCTGCAATCGATGCTCGACACACAGCAGAAGTACCATGGATTGCGTGCGGTCGCCTATGGCCGCTCCTACGAGCTGCCCTGGCCAAATCTACCTGATTATCCAAACTATGGATACGTTGTTCGAAGATCCGTGCTAGATCAAGCGGTCCTCGATCGTGCCGCTAGCGTCGGTGCGACCGTGCTCTACCATCATGAAGCGATTGAAGCGACGCTCGCGGGGGGACACATCCAGTCGCTGCGTGTCAAGGACATCGAGACGGACGAAGCGTCCACCCTAACGGCGAAGGCCTACGTCCTCGCCGAAGGTTCGAACGCACGGATCGCTCGATCCCTTGGAGCTCGCCGCAATGTGGCCAAACCTCTCGGGCTCGCAATCCGCGGCTACTTCGAGACGGATCGATCCGACGAACATTGGATCGAGTCTCACCTCGATCTTCGCGATGAGAACGGTGCGACCATACCTGGTTATGGGTGGATCTTCCCAGCCGGAGATGGGACCGCCAACGTTGGCTTTGGGTTACTTTCAAACAGCGCTCGATGGCGCAAGATGAATACGACGCATGCCCTAGAACGGTTTCTCCAACAGACGCAAGACGCATGGCACTTCCCGGCGGATAGAAGCGCCCGCGAAGCCACCGGCGGAAAATTACAGATGGGTCTTAGTATTGAACCACGTTCTGGACCCAATTTCCTCATGGTCGGTGACGCGACGGCGAGCATCAATCCCTTCAATGGCGAGGGAATCTCCTACGGATACGAGACCGGTCGGATGGCCGCTAATGCCATCACACAGAGCCTCGGCACAGGAGATCCTCGCCCGATAGCGGGTTTCACCACAGCATTGCAGACTCGCTACGCGGGTTACTACGCAGTTGGAACCCTCTTCGTCAAAGCGATCTCCAATCCACTACTGATGTCCTCCGGGGTCTGGCTCGCCATGCGCTCGAAGGCGACTATGACTCCAGTCGTAGCAATCATGGCCAATCTCATGCCGGGCTCAGCCCCCGACCGGATCGAACAGATCTACCGCTTGACACAGCGCCTGCGCGAACGCGAGGCCGGTTAG
- a CDS encoding NADH-quinone oxidoreductase subunit A, which produces MTQYLPIVIMLVLGALFASGSFIASGLFAPRRPHRAKSAPYECGIVPRTELAERFPVRFYLVAMIFIIFDIEIIFLYPFAAAAGELGTFGVIEIATFALVVFIAFAYLVANGALSWGPKRGASVEGRVARRVDLGELTASMVRGGRD; this is translated from the coding sequence GTGACTCAATACCTTCCGATAGTCATCATGCTGGTCCTGGGAGCACTCTTCGCATCGGGTTCCTTTATAGCCTCAGGTCTTTTTGCTCCACGGCGTCCGCATCGGGCCAAGTCGGCACCCTACGAGTGCGGTATTGTCCCGAGGACTGAGCTGGCGGAGCGTTTCCCTGTGCGGTTTTACCTTGTAGCGATGATCTTCATCATCTTTGATATCGAAATCATTTTCTTATACCCCTTCGCAGCGGCTGCAGGCGAGCTAGGCACCTTTGGGGTGATTGAGATTGCGACCTTCGCTCTCGTCGTCTTCATCGCCTTTGCATACTTGGTAGCAAACGGTGCACTGAGTTGGGGACCAAAGCGGGGCGCATCGGTCGAGGGTCGCGTCGCGCGTCGGGTCGATCTTGGAGAGCTGACCGCATCGATGGTGCGAGGAGGACGCGACTAA
- a CDS encoding NADH-quinone oxidoreductase subunit B: MPLEDLSYNFLTGNVEKLVQWARKASVWPATFGLACCAIEMMASGAADFDLARFGMEVFRASPRQSDLMIVAGRVSQKMAPVLRQVYDQMMEPKWVISMGVCASTGGMFNNYAIVQGVDQIVPVDVYAPGCPPGPETLMHAILTLHHQIQTGDILRRRAAGEKGTTLRMIGESSTTKMLGGVEDLV, translated from the coding sequence ATGCCACTGGAGGACCTCAGCTACAACTTCCTTACTGGCAACGTTGAGAAGCTGGTGCAGTGGGCACGCAAGGCTAGCGTCTGGCCGGCCACCTTTGGGCTTGCGTGCTGTGCCATTGAGATGATGGCGAGTGGAGCAGCGGATTTTGATCTTGCCCGCTTTGGTATGGAGGTTTTTCGAGCGTCGCCTCGGCAATCAGATCTTATGATCGTTGCTGGCCGTGTGTCACAAAAAATGGCACCTGTTCTACGCCAGGTGTATGACCAGATGATGGAACCCAAGTGGGTCATCTCAATGGGTGTGTGTGCTTCGACTGGTGGAATGTTCAACAACTATGCAATCGTACAAGGTGTCGATCAGATCGTTCCGGTCGATGTCTACGCGCCTGGGTGTCCTCCTGGTCCAGAGACGCTGATGCACGCCATTCTCACCCTCCATCATCAGATCCAAACCGGGGACATCTTGCGGCGTCGTGCAGCCGGTGAGAAGGGTACGACTCTTCGCATGATTGGTGAATCATCCACGACCAAGATGCTCGGAGGTGTCGAAGACCTTGTCTGA
- a CDS encoding NADH-quinone oxidoreductase subunit C produces the protein MERSEYLSTVRARHDDGYIYLADLTCVDYLNDQTRVIDGDLRPQRFELVVNLRSFAPPAILRLRVQVPEADPVVPSIFSLYPGAEAMEREVFDLFGIRFEDHPDLTRILLPEDWEGHPLRKDYGVGRVPVQFKEVKRNR, from the coding sequence ATGGAGAGGTCAGAGTACCTCTCAACGGTTCGTGCGCGCCATGACGACGGTTACATCTATCTGGCAGACCTAACCTGTGTCGACTATTTGAATGATCAGACGCGGGTGATCGATGGGGATCTTCGACCGCAACGTTTTGAGTTGGTCGTCAATCTCCGATCATTTGCACCACCGGCGATCTTGCGTCTGCGGGTTCAGGTGCCGGAGGCTGACCCCGTGGTCCCATCGATCTTTTCGCTGTATCCGGGGGCAGAGGCCATGGAACGAGAGGTCTTTGATCTCTTTGGTATCCGATTTGAGGATCATCCTGACCTCACGCGGATCCTGCTGCCGGAGGACTGGGAAGGCCATCCACTCCGAAAAGATTACGGAGTGGGGAGAGTACCGGTGCAGTTCAAGGAGGTGAAGCGTAACCGATGA
- a CDS encoding NADH-quinone oxidoreductase subunit D — MSSSIYTVIRPDGDSRFGLVQETSEGLQELGARSATTAAALAKETGSTLRIPEGEAELEADSDDGRMIINMGPQHPSTHGVLRIMLEIEGETVLRSKPVVGYLHTGMEKTAENLTYLQGTTNVTRMDYLSPLNNELVFCLAAESLLGIELPERATWIRMLMSELNRIASHVMWLATNGMDLGSTSMMIFGFRDREMVLSFFEKTSGLRMNNNYIRVGGVAADLPDGWEDDVTAIVDTIEARTKDYDELITGQPIFRERVVGVGLLSPAQAVALSASGPILRASGVPWDLRKEMPYLYYDQVDFDVIVGSVGDTYDRYAVRLFEIRESISIVRQILDKMPKGPYRALDPKVTPPPRARIDESMEALIHHFKLFTEGIRIPPGESYVAIESPRGELGCYMVSDGSAKPFRMHIRGPSFVNLQSLPVMLHGGMLADAVAVISSVDPVMGEVDR; from the coding sequence ATGAGTAGCTCGATTTATACGGTCATTCGACCGGATGGGGACAGTCGATTCGGGCTCGTTCAGGAGACCTCTGAGGGACTCCAGGAGCTTGGCGCTCGCTCGGCAACGACGGCAGCTGCCCTTGCGAAGGAGACCGGGTCGACGTTGCGCATTCCAGAGGGTGAAGCCGAGCTCGAGGCCGATTCCGACGATGGCCGCATGATCATCAATATGGGTCCGCAACACCCTTCAACCCACGGGGTGCTACGTATCATGCTGGAGATCGAAGGCGAGACGGTTCTTCGTTCCAAGCCCGTCGTTGGGTACCTCCACACAGGGATGGAGAAGACAGCTGAGAACCTGACCTATCTGCAGGGCACCACGAACGTGACTCGAATGGACTACCTGTCTCCATTAAATAACGAGCTGGTCTTTTGTCTAGCCGCCGAGAGCCTGCTCGGTATCGAATTGCCCGAGCGTGCGACCTGGATTCGGATGCTGATGTCAGAACTCAATCGCATCGCATCGCATGTCATGTGGTTAGCCACGAACGGGATGGATCTCGGGTCGACCTCGATGATGATCTTCGGCTTCAGGGATCGAGAAATGGTACTCTCATTCTTTGAGAAGACCTCTGGACTACGGATGAACAACAACTACATCCGTGTTGGGGGTGTCGCGGCAGACCTTCCTGATGGTTGGGAGGACGATGTCACTGCTATCGTCGATACGATCGAGGCTCGGACCAAAGATTACGATGAACTCATCACCGGACAGCCGATATTTCGCGAGCGGGTGGTGGGCGTTGGCCTTCTGAGTCCTGCCCAAGCCGTTGCGCTTTCAGCGTCAGGTCCGATTCTTCGAGCCTCAGGAGTGCCCTGGGATCTGCGCAAGGAGATGCCATATCTCTACTATGATCAGGTGGATTTTGACGTTATTGTCGGGAGCGTGGGTGACACCTACGACCGATATGCGGTCCGACTTTTTGAAATCCGGGAGTCCATCTCCATTGTTCGCCAGATACTCGACAAAATGCCAAAGGGCCCCTATCGAGCACTCGACCCCAAGGTGACGCCACCTCCGAGGGCACGGATCGATGAATCCATGGAGGCACTGATCCATCATTTCAAACTCTTCACCGAGGGCATTCGCATCCCTCCTGGTGAAAGCTATGTAGCCATCGAGTCACCTCGAGGTGAGCTGGGTTGTTATATGGTCTCTGATGGCTCGGCGAAGCCGTTCAGGATGCACATACGCGGACCATCGTTTGTGAATCTGCAGAGTCTCCCGGTGATGCTCCATGGTGGAATGTTGGCAGATGCCGTCGCAGTCATATCGTCAGTAGATCCGGTAATGGGAGAGGTGGATCGTTAG
- a CDS encoding NAD(P)H-dependent oxidoreductase subunit E — protein MSRFSGEMLSRAEELVSLYPDPRSATIPLCHLAQEQDGYVTNEAMAHIAELVGSSAAEVQGTASFYDMLKLEPVGQYVIGVCTNIACMLRGAYELLEDAEAVLDTPVGATTPDGLFTLEEVECIAHCDRAPAAQVNYRYFGPLDRQSFAALIAKLRNGELDDEVPPHGTLLRIRREAPGVIPMEEIDRYRAQEAERERQSD, from the coding sequence GTGTCGCGTTTCTCAGGTGAAATGTTGAGTCGTGCAGAGGAGCTGGTTTCACTCTACCCAGATCCTCGCTCCGCGACTATCCCACTGTGTCATCTGGCACAGGAGCAGGATGGTTATGTAACGAATGAGGCCATGGCCCATATCGCCGAGCTCGTAGGCTCAAGCGCGGCGGAGGTCCAAGGGACAGCCTCGTTCTATGACATGTTGAAGTTAGAACCGGTTGGGCAGTATGTGATCGGTGTCTGCACAAATATTGCCTGCATGCTTCGCGGAGCCTATGAGTTGCTCGAAGACGCCGAGGCGGTCCTCGATACTCCAGTTGGAGCGACTACCCCCGATGGTCTGTTCACCCTCGAGGAGGTGGAGTGTATCGCCCACTGCGATCGAGCACCGGCGGCACAGGTGAACTATCGCTATTTTGGTCCGCTCGACCGGCAGAGTTTTGCGGCACTCATCGCCAAGCTTCGCAACGGCGAACTCGATGACGAGGTTCCACCACACGGAACACTTCTGCGGATTCGCAGAGAGGCGCCCGGTGTGATCCCGATGGAGGAGATCGATCGCTACCGAGCCCAGGAGGCAGAGCGGGAGCGGCAAAGTGACTGA
- a CDS encoding NADH-quinone oxidoreductase subunit F, with translation MTERIVGARLQYEDSATLERFLATGGDDGLRKAVLEMRPEEVAAEVMTANLLGRGGAGFEAGRKWSMLRKAPRRYLVINGDESEPATFKDHLLVERDPHQLVEGATIAAYAIEASFVVIYLRGEFALGLERVQQAINEAYARNALGRSIFGSSFSVDIVLQPGAGAYICGEETSLIESLEGKRGFPRIKPPYFPAVIGLYGQPTIVNNVETVSNLPWIINRGGEAFKELGQGRSTGTRLFALSGQVQRPGPYEVEMTKITFRDLIYGNEYGQGLNPDRSLLAFIPGGVSAPWFFPEHLDIPLGQDEVAKAGSMLGSGSVIVMDDSSCPVRSAWRIARFFARESCGQCTPCREGGAWIDKILRRIEEGEGREADLDLLLDLCDNISPGIKWPPAQTTICVLGPSIPPSVNAAIQHFRDDFLIHIKEGRCPHA, from the coding sequence GTGACTGAGCGAATTGTCGGAGCTCGTCTGCAGTATGAGGACTCTGCGACCCTAGAGCGGTTTTTGGCCACTGGTGGCGACGATGGACTCCGCAAAGCAGTGCTCGAGATGCGTCCCGAGGAGGTCGCAGCCGAGGTCATGACTGCCAACCTCCTTGGTCGCGGTGGTGCCGGGTTTGAAGCTGGTCGTAAGTGGTCGATGTTGCGCAAGGCCCCCCGTCGTTATCTGGTGATCAATGGGGATGAGAGCGAACCGGCGACCTTTAAGGACCATCTCTTAGTTGAGCGCGATCCCCATCAGCTCGTCGAGGGCGCGACTATCGCAGCCTACGCAATTGAGGCCTCCTTCGTGGTGATTTATCTGCGAGGTGAGTTCGCGCTCGGCCTCGAGCGGGTGCAGCAGGCGATCAATGAAGCGTATGCGAGGAATGCATTGGGACGCTCGATCTTTGGGTCCTCGTTCTCGGTTGACATCGTTTTGCAGCCGGGAGCGGGTGCCTACATCTGTGGTGAGGAGACATCGCTGATCGAGTCGTTAGAGGGCAAGCGTGGGTTTCCAAGGATCAAGCCACCATACTTCCCGGCGGTGATTGGTCTCTACGGTCAACCCACCATCGTGAACAATGTGGAGACGGTCTCGAACTTGCCCTGGATCATCAATCGAGGTGGTGAGGCGTTTAAAGAGCTTGGGCAGGGACGCTCCACCGGTACGCGACTCTTTGCGCTCTCTGGCCAGGTGCAGAGGCCTGGGCCTTATGAAGTCGAGATGACTAAGATCACCTTTCGAGACTTGATTTATGGTAATGAGTACGGTCAAGGGCTGAATCCTGATCGGTCCCTGTTGGCGTTTATCCCGGGAGGCGTCTCGGCGCCATGGTTCTTCCCAGAGCACCTCGATATCCCGCTCGGACAGGATGAGGTGGCCAAGGCTGGCTCGATGCTGGGGTCTGGGTCGGTCATTGTGATGGATGATTCCTCCTGTCCGGTCCGGTCCGCTTGGCGTATCGCAAGGTTCTTTGCCCGAGAGTCGTGCGGACAATGCACCCCGTGTCGCGAGGGAGGCGCCTGGATTGACAAGATTCTGCGACGTATCGAGGAAGGGGAGGGAAGAGAGGCTGATCTCGATCTTCTTCTTGACCTGTGTGACAACATCTCGCCTGGGATCAAGTGGCCTCCGGCACAGACCACGATCTGCGTGCTAGGACCTTCGATTCCTCCGTCGGTCAATGCAGCCATTCAGCATTTTCGTGATGATTTTTTGATCCATATTAAGGAAGGACGGTGCCCTCATGCCTGA
- the nuoG gene encoding NADH-quinone oxidoreductase subunit NuoG, translating to MPDELVTVTVDGQSFPVRKGVKVIDALDDVGVHVPRFCYHPRMSAVGMCRMCLVEVEGPRGPSLQPSCFIDIADGMEIRTESESVKKAQHGVLEFLLANHPLDCPVCDKGGECPLQDQAFAHGSGETRFVEEKRHYAKPIPISRLIKLDRERCIQCDRCTRFADEIAGEPLIDFAGRGGTLRISTFSDVDFDSYFSGNVAQICPVGALTATPYRFKARPWDLLQSSSTCLQCDMGCQVSLQSSQNELTRMLGIDSDAINHGWLCDRGRFSTSEINNLEARVSRPRVRDQDTVVDVSWTRALRLAAATIKQAIDERGASSVALLSGASMTLEDTYAWAKLASDVVRTNAVDGAADVRVDGTLLLANPASINEALSAKTLVLFNVDPKNELPVMHLRLRAAMRNGLRVVEVNTTPTDLTPMVDRWVAIQPEDMAHTIDVAVDAVGDDPDGVVIMAGCRERAISTSLNTALVAAMLHRLPEAKVLSGVARGTNALAVGFTPNAPQGIRATDGVAPSLSADAIVAGALRGEIAVLVVLDTDLTRLGLSDEDLVTLGQRTTVIALSSFESATTQHASVVLPLSAYGEQQGSTLNIEWRHLRLGRQVEPVAQARPAWVVATELASALGDELGFLTLADITRGLSQSGGLLAGLGYHYFEEGLDGPLFPRTRTEPVASRRILDPMATPGIASIDRQGANFSSGNVIEPSEAPGFGLGGGETPRALASASVAKWEGPVTLDPLSDGEYWLRLVPRLYDPTPELLANPFLKSAVREPVLVLTPAQAESLGLAEGDRCRLEGAETVEVLVQLVKEDAMALTVRGVTPGTLRLLGDQSWVKVRVEKING from the coding sequence ATGCCTGATGAATTGGTCACCGTGACGGTCGATGGCCAATCCTTTCCCGTTCGCAAGGGAGTGAAGGTCATCGATGCGCTCGATGATGTTGGGGTCCATGTGCCTCGATTTTGTTACCACCCGCGCATGAGCGCGGTTGGGATGTGTCGTATGTGTCTGGTGGAGGTGGAGGGTCCACGCGGACCCTCTTTGCAGCCATCATGCTTTATCGACATTGCTGATGGCATGGAGATCCGTACAGAGTCGGAATCGGTCAAGAAAGCCCAGCATGGTGTCCTTGAGTTTCTATTAGCGAACCATCCTTTGGACTGTCCAGTCTGTGATAAGGGTGGGGAGTGTCCTCTTCAGGACCAGGCCTTTGCCCATGGTTCAGGCGAAACCCGCTTCGTGGAGGAGAAGCGACACTACGCAAAGCCAATCCCGATCTCGCGGTTGATCAAACTCGATCGTGAGCGCTGTATCCAGTGTGACCGGTGTACGCGGTTTGCTGATGAGATCGCCGGAGAGCCCCTCATCGACTTTGCTGGTCGTGGCGGAACACTGCGCATCTCAACCTTTTCGGATGTGGATTTCGACTCCTACTTCTCCGGCAATGTGGCGCAAATCTGTCCAGTGGGTGCGCTTACGGCGACGCCGTATCGGTTTAAGGCACGGCCATGGGACCTCCTACAGTCGTCCTCGACCTGTCTACAGTGTGACATGGGTTGCCAGGTCAGCCTCCAATCGAGCCAAAACGAGTTGACAAGAATGCTGGGGATTGACTCTGACGCCATCAATCATGGGTGGCTCTGTGATCGCGGCAGGTTCTCCACCAGTGAGATCAACAACCTTGAGGCTCGGGTGAGTCGACCACGGGTACGGGATCAAGACACCGTGGTGGATGTCTCGTGGACGAGGGCGCTACGGCTCGCGGCGGCGACCATCAAACAAGCTATTGATGAGCGTGGTGCGTCCTCAGTCGCTCTGCTTTCGGGGGCCTCAATGACTCTCGAAGATACCTACGCATGGGCGAAGCTTGCGAGCGATGTGGTGCGCACGAACGCCGTCGATGGAGCCGCTGACGTGCGTGTTGATGGCACACTGCTCTTGGCGAACCCGGCGTCGATCAACGAGGCGTTGAGTGCAAAGACACTGGTCTTGTTCAACGTTGACCCAAAGAACGAACTTCCAGTGATGCATCTGCGCCTGCGGGCCGCGATGCGCAATGGGCTTCGGGTCGTTGAGGTGAACACGACACCAACCGACCTTACGCCAATGGTCGATCGTTGGGTAGCCATTCAGCCTGAGGACATGGCCCATACCATCGATGTGGCAGTGGACGCTGTAGGAGATGATCCCGATGGCGTGGTGATCATGGCAGGCTGTCGTGAACGCGCGATCAGTACCTCCTTGAATACAGCGTTGGTGGCAGCGATGTTGCACCGACTCCCGGAGGCGAAGGTGCTGAGTGGTGTGGCTCGTGGGACGAACGCGTTGGCGGTGGGATTCACCCCGAACGCGCCCCAGGGAATCCGTGCGACAGATGGCGTCGCTCCATCGTTGAGCGCGGACGCGATTGTGGCGGGTGCGCTTCGAGGCGAGATAGCGGTCCTGGTGGTACTCGATACGGATCTGACGCGCCTTGGACTCTCCGATGAGGATCTTGTCACCTTAGGCCAACGAACCACTGTCATCGCGTTGAGTTCGTTCGAGTCGGCGACGACCCAGCACGCCTCCGTTGTGTTGCCGTTGAGTGCCTATGGCGAACAGCAGGGCTCGACACTCAACATCGAATGGCGACATCTCCGCCTTGGTCGGCAGGTGGAACCGGTTGCTCAGGCGAGGCCGGCGTGGGTGGTGGCGACAGAGCTCGCCTCCGCGCTCGGTGATGAGTTGGGGTTCTTGACGTTGGCAGACATTACGCGCGGTCTGAGCCAGTCTGGTGGGCTGTTGGCCGGGCTGGGTTATCACTACTTTGAAGAGGGTCTGGATGGACCACTCTTTCCAAGAACGCGGACCGAACCGGTGGCGAGTCGCCGGATCCTCGATCCGATGGCGACGCCAGGCATCGCCTCCATCGATCGCCAGGGGGCCAACTTTAGCTCCGGTAACGTCATCGAACCCAGTGAGGCCCCAGGTTTCGGACTCGGTGGAGGGGAGACGCCAAGAGCCCTTGCGTCGGCTTCGGTTGCCAAATGGGAGGGGCCGGTTACACTGGATCCGCTCTCCGATGGGGAGTATTGGCTGCGATTGGTACCCCGACTCTACGATCCTACGCCCGAGCTGTTGGCCAATCCTTTCTTGAAGTCTGCAGTTCGTGAGCCGGTACTGGTCCTCACCCCCGCCCAGGCTGAAAGCCTTGGATTGGCTGAGGGGGACCGGTGTCGCCTCGAGGGGGCGGAGACGGTCGAGGTGCTGGTTCAACTCGTCAAGGAGGATGCGATGGCGTTGACGGTTCGTGGGGTGACACCGGGGACACTGCGGCTCTTGGGTGATCAATCGTGGGTCAAGGTGAGGGTGGAGAAAATCAATGGGTAG